In Aricia agestis chromosome 16, ilAriAges1.1, whole genome shotgun sequence, one genomic interval encodes:
- the LOC121734711 gene encoding xanthine dehydrogenase 1-like codes for MDRIQLRVNGVPCSVGSEVDSTVTLLDYLRKTLGLRGTKYMCREGGCGACVVTITKGRDGKPESVNSCLVSVTSCHNWDVTTVEGIGNKLIGYHPVQTVLAENNGTQCGYCSPGWVMAMYSLLKNKRMTRLEIEQSLGSNVCRCTGYRPILEAFKKFASDSYDSIDIMDIEDLKICKKTGEACSKSNCEEFDWCLINKEDVGNRLINIKLQDGRFWYKIDTINDIFSVFQERGIDSYMLVAGNTGKGVYPIEEYPRILIDIADIPELRGYYFDQNLVIGGGTTLSELAQIFQQLSANDNNFKYLQVLNDHLSLVAHIPVKNIGTIAGNLMLKSQNKTFKSDIFVMLATVGAQITIVTGPGVKKSMSMRSFLKEDMKGKIILNVMLPPLNSYENRVVTFKIMPRSQNAHAMLHSGYLYQLDQQNIVRRCRIIYSGLSENFLRAFKTEKFLIGKPLFTNETLQGALKVLDAEMVVTLKLPEPSVEYRRQEALSLFYKGLLTICPANILRPKYASGAIKVHKARPVSSGRQTFDTDTKDWPVNQAIPKLDGLLQCSGEAKYAEDVPTLQNEVYAAFVLSTVGLGKIARIDPTSALACPGVIAVYTASDIPGVNSFIPKGRILHVDNEEVLCSGDVKYYNQPVAVVVAETQSLAERATKLVSVTYSNVKKPVIDVKDAIKESSRNTQFISMEPTKIGNDVKKVIKGDNTIYGQYHFCMETLVCVSHPTEEGIQVYTATQWVDVVQQMTAKALKMDVNRIDVSCRRVGGAYGYKISRSTQVAIACNLVVYKLNRPCRFIQPLKTNMKAVGKRLPAYLGFEMGVNEKGVIQYAKCEMYSDNGYVRAEDLQPIGLGEYHNCYKKEPWKYTSYNTLTDTPSNTWCRSPITVENIAMCELMMEHIAYEMNLDPVDVRLANLDREQFGELVEMFETLKTNGDYANRKALVDEFNSKNRWKKRGLRFSFIRWTPAAFQYFDVNLNVYHEDGTVVITHGGVEMGQGMNTKAIQICAYYLKIPVDKIQIKANDTTTTPNSFVSGGATASQNVGIGVRRCCEEMLKRLEPIRKEMDNPTWPELVKKAHSMDIDLQAHGFVNIADVQAYHIYGIGLNEVEIDVLTGEYEIIRVDLIEDCGKSINPAIDIGQVEGAYIMGVGYWTSEELIYDKDSGELLSDRSWEYWVPQAKDIPQDFRVYFRKRSYSTELILGAKATGEPATCLGVGIPLALRAAMVAARAESGIPSNVWFNIDGPYTVEKVMCNCGTKKEDFKFY; via the exons tTTACTGAAAAACAAAAGAATGACAAGACTAGAAATCGAACAATCTCTGGGTAGCAACGTCTGCAGATGTACTGGCTACAGACCGATTTTGGAAGCATTCAAGAAATTCGCGTCTGATTCCTATGATTCTATCGACATAATGGACATAGAGGATCTGAAAATTTGCAAAAAAACAGGAGAGGCATGCTCGAAATCAAACTGTGAAGAGTTCGACTGGTGTCTAATAAACAAAGAAGATGTTGGTAATAGACTGATTAACATAAAGCTACAGGATGGAAGATTCTGGTACAAAATTGACACTATTAACGACATATTCAGCGTGTTCCAAGAAAGAGGAATAGACTCCTACATGCTTGTTGCAGGAAATACTGGCAAAG GTGTATACCCAATTGAAGAATACCCAAGAATACTAATAGATATAGCAGATATTCCCGAACTGAGAGGTTACTATTTTGATCAGAACTTAGTGATTGGAGGCGGAACCACCTTATCGGAGCTCGCACAGATTTTTCAGCAGTTGAGTGCTaacgataataattttaaatacttgCAAGTGTTGAATGATCATCTCAGTCTGGTCGCACACATTCCAGTGAAAAAC ATTGGTACAATAGCTGGTAATCTGATGTTGAAAAGCCAAAACAAAACATTTAAGTCGGATATATTCGTTATGCTAGCAACTGTCGGAGCACAAATAACAATTG TAACTGGCCCCGGAGTGAAGAAATCAATGTCAATGAGATCATTCTTGAAGGAGGatatgaaaggaaaaattatattGAACGTGATGCTGCCTCCACTGAATAGTTACGAAAATAGAGTCGTAACTTTCAAG ATTATGCCTAGATCACAGAACGCTCACGCTATGCTACACAGCGGCTACCTTTACCAGCTGGACCAGCAAAACATCGTCAGACGATGCAGGATCATCTATAGCGGTCTCTCGGAGAACTTCCTCAGGGCGTTCAAAACGGAGAAATTCCTGATAGGCAAGCCTTTATTCACGAACGAGACCCTCCAGGGCGCGTTGAAGGTGCTTGATGCTGAGATGGTGGTGACCCTGAAGCTTCCAGAACCCTCAGTGGAGTATCGGAGGCAGGAGGCGTTGTCTCTGTTTTATAAG GGCCTGCTAACGATATGCCCTGCGAACATTCTCCGGCCGAAGTACGCTTCAGGCGCCATCAAGGTGCACAAAGCGCGGCCGGTGTCGAGTGGCCGGCAAACATTCGACACTGACACCAAGGACTGGCCCGTCAACCAGGCTATACCCAAATTGGATGGATTA CTGCAGTGCTCGGGCGAGGCGAAATACGCGGAGGACGTGCCGACGCTGCAGAACGAGGTGTACGCCGCCTTCGTGCTGAGCACCGTCGGGCTCGGCAAGATCGCTAGAATCGATCCGACCAGCGCTTtg GCATGTCCGGGTGTCATCGCTGTCTATACAGCATCAGATATACCTGGCGTGAACAGTTTCATACCAAAAGGAAGAATATTGCACGTAGATAACGAAGAGGTTCTTTGTAGTGGAGACGTAAAATATTACAATCAACCTGTTGCAGTAGTGGTCGCTGAAACTCAGTCTTTAGCAGAAAGAGCGACTAAACTCGTATCAGTCACTTACAGTAACGTCAAAAAACCTGTGATAGATGTTAAAGATGCAATAAAAGAATCGTCTAGAAATACCCAATTCATAAGTATGGAACCAACCAAAATAGGGAATGACGTGAAGAAAGTAATAAAAGGAGATAACACGATATATGGACAATATCATTTTTGCATGGAAACGTTGGTATGTGTATCTCATCCAACTGAAGAAGGTATACAAGTCTATACAGCTACGCAGTGGGTGGATGTTGTTCAGCAAATGACTGCTAAAGCTCTAAAAATGGATGTTAATAG gaTCGATGTGTCTTGTCGTCGCGTCGGAGGTGCTTATGGGTATAAAATTTCCCGATCCACTCAAGTCGCTATTGCATGTAACCTGGTCGTATATAAGTTGAATCGACCCTGCAGATTCATACAGCCCTTGAAAACAAACATGAAAGCTGTGGGGAAAAGACTACCGGCTTACCTCGGCTTCGAG ATGGGTGTAAATGAAAAAGGAGTGATACAATACGCCAAATGCGAGATGTACTCAGACAATGGCTATGTGCGAGCGGAGGATCTCCAACCGATTGGGCTGGGAGAGTATCACAACTGCTACAAGAAAGAGCCTTGGAAGTACACCTCGTATAACACGCTCACCGATACGCCTTCTAACACCTGGTGTAGATCTCCCA TAACTGTTGAAAATATAGCCATGTGTGAACTTATGATGGAGCATATAGCTTACGAAATGAATTTAGATCCAGTTGATGTACGTCTAGCAAATCTAGACAGGGAACAGTTCGGTGAATTGGTAGAAATGTTCGAAACTCTCAAAACTAATGGAGATTACGCGAACAGAAAAGCACTGGTTGATGAATTTAACAGTAAAAATAGATGGAAGAAACGCGGGCTAAGATTTTCATTTATACGATGGACTCCAGCAGCTTTCCAATACTTTGACGTGAATCTAAATGTATACCACGAAGATGGAACTGTCGTTATTACCCATGGAGGAGTAGAAATGGGTCAGGGTATGAATACTAAGGCCATTCAAATTTGTGCGTATTATCTCAAAATACCTGTAGACAAAATCCAAATTAAAGCCAACGATACGACTACAACGCCCAATAGCTTCGTCTCCGGTGGAGCTACAGCATCGCAAAATGTCGGTATTGGTGTAAGAAGATGCTGCGAGGAAATGTTGAAAAGACTGGAGCCTATACGAAAGGAGATGGACAATCCTACATGGCCCGAATTAGTCAAGAAAGCACACTCAATGGATATAGATCTACAAGCGCATGGTTTTGTAAACATAGCAGATGTCCAAGCATACCACATCTACGGTATAGGTTTGAATGAAGTGGAGATAGACGTTTTGACTGGTGAATACGAAATCATAAGAGTGGACCTAATAGAAGATTGTGGTAAAAGTATCAATCCAGCTATTGACATTGGTCAG GTGGAAGGTGCCTACATAATGGGTGTGGGATACTGGACGAGCGAGGAGCTGATATACGACAAGGACTCCGGAGAACTACTCTCCGACAGGAGCTGGGAGTACTGGGTGCCGCAGGCCAAGGATATACCCCAGGACTTCAGGGTATACTTTAGGAAAAGATCCTACAGCACTGAGTTGATTCTTGGGGCTAAAG CAACCGGTGAGCCCGCTACGTGCCTCGGGGTGGGAATACCCCTCGCGTTGAGAGCGGCCATGGTGGCCGCCCGAGCGGAGTCAGGGATTCCCTCCAACGTCTGGTTCAATATAG ATGGTCCGTACACTGTCGAAAAAGTGATGTGCAACTGTGGAACCAAGAAAGAAGATTtcaaattttactaa